From the genome of Candidatus Desulfarcum epimagneticum, one region includes:
- a CDS encoding Thiamine ABC transporter substrate-binding protein encodes MTFKGLFLRALILTGLGAVVFPAGVWGSGHKTGGDAGVLVVMTHDSFNISRKVMDAFEARNHVKVKFLKAGDAGAALNQAILSKNNPMADVFFGVDNTFLSRALDAGLFEPHHSPALEKIPETFRLDKQNRLLPIDFGDVCLNYDIRWLAGRNIPPPAQMADLIKPEYKGLVVVQNPATSSPGLAFLLATISRFGESGYLDFWKKLKKNKVLATNGWNDAYWGHFTAASKGSRPIVVSYATSPAAEVHFSPGKKGPPPTAALTGPGDCFRQIEFAGILKGARNPKKAGALIDFMLAKTFQENIPLSMFVFPTHPGAALPEVFEKYARMAEQPGFIPYERIAEKRMEWIEAWTREMLR; translated from the coding sequence ACAAGACAGGCGGGGACGCCGGCGTCCTTGTGGTCATGACCCATGACAGTTTCAACATCAGCCGGAAGGTCATGGACGCCTTTGAGGCGCGAAACCATGTGAAAGTGAAATTTTTAAAGGCCGGGGACGCGGGCGCGGCGCTGAACCAGGCCATACTTTCCAAAAACAATCCCATGGCCGATGTTTTTTTCGGGGTGGACAACACCTTTCTGAGCCGGGCCCTGGATGCCGGCCTGTTCGAGCCCCACCACTCGCCGGCGCTGGAAAAAATCCCGGAGACATTCAGGCTGGACAAACAAAACCGGCTTTTGCCCATTGATTTCGGCGACGTGTGCCTCAACTACGACATCCGGTGGCTCGCCGGCCGGAACATCCCCCCGCCCGCCCAAATGGCCGATCTGATCAAGCCCGAATACAAGGGCCTTGTGGTGGTTCAAAACCCCGCCACGTCCTCGCCGGGCCTGGCCTTTCTTTTGGCCACCATCAGCCGTTTCGGGGAGTCGGGATATCTGGATTTCTGGAAAAAACTCAAAAAAAACAAAGTCCTGGCCACCAACGGCTGGAACGACGCCTACTGGGGCCATTTCACCGCCGCCTCAAAAGGGAGCCGGCCCATCGTGGTGAGCTACGCCACCAGCCCGGCGGCCGAGGTCCACTTTTCCCCTGGAAAGAAGGGGCCGCCCCCCACGGCGGCCCTGACCGGGCCGGGGGACTGCTTTCGCCAGATCGAATTCGCCGGAATCCTGAAAGGGGCCCGAAATCCCAAAAAAGCCGGGGCGCTCATCGACTTTATGCTCGCAAAAACCTTCCAGGAAAACATTCCGCTGAGCATGTTCGTCTTCCCGACCCATCCCGGGGCCGCGCTTCCGGAAGTTTTTGAAAAATACGCCCGGATGGCTGAACAACCGGGATTCATCCCCTATGAAAGAATCGCGGAAAAGCGCATGGAATGGATCGAGGCATGGACCCGGGAGATGCTGCGCTGA